The sequence below is a genomic window from Hippocampus zosterae strain Florida chromosome 7, ASM2543408v3, whole genome shotgun sequence.
TTTGAGATCCCGGCTGTCGTTAGAGCattttcaactttattttttcttgcaTTGACCTGAGTTAAATTCTGAAATACGAGTGCCATATCTCGGAATACTCACgggctaatatttttttttattctttgcaaTCAGTGCAGTTCACAGACTCACAGTAGCTGTGAAactattatactgcccccaagtggccaaATCCCGCATGCTGAAGGAGACTCGATGAAAGCGTTACGATGGCCAAACTAGGTCAtcctttacattttatttaccggtaattattaATGCAAGTATTATTTTGTCGATTGATGAATCTGATTTTCAATTCGTTTTTAATTTCTAcactattatttaaaaaaaaggtttattatGTCAAATTGATAGTGTAGAAAATGCACTAAAAACATGATCAATCATTTCCTGGTTTGGTCTGCAACATGTCAGGAAGTAGGCCAACATGTTTCGTATTCTTTTCCAAAGTAAgagcaaatgtttttattttgatccaACGTAAAGATCAGTCTCCTTTcattctcaaggcaccactgtatccgttgacaacaacaaaatgatgttGACGGATGTTTGCACATACCTGAAGTtgtcattctgtgtgtgtgtgtttaactgGTTAGCATAttgaattttcttttctttttgctggtTTTGAATGCGCACTTTTGCACTTTAACCaagcttgtctttttttccgtTGGTGGGGGTACTCACCATCATCttggtcatcatcatcatgcgtTTGCATTTAAAGTAGACGTatgtgtcgtcgtcgtcgtctcccccccccccccccccccctactacaaacatttcaaaatggtttgcaaTTATCTTATGACTGCTGTGACATTCTTTGGTCAAGAAAGCCCAAagataaaaaaacacttttgacaCATTTCACAGAGTGTGGAGGGGAAAAAGGCCATTAAGTGGaacattttcactcatggagTCAGCACTTAACACACTATACGGTGTGCCTGTGGCACATTGgcatgttgggttttttttgtttagtttttttcaatatctCCCCTGAAGTTACATGCAAACAAATTCAAGATCACACCACGATGCCTTTTAAGTTGGACGTGACTGGAGTGTTAAcctccaaaaccttttttttgtggttcactGATATTTTGTGCGTGTCTGTATGTACGTATGTATATAGAATGCTTTTAATTGTGATTTTGGAGGTAAACACTGATGGTCGTCTTTCTCATTCTCACTGGCCTGAATTGTTTCTCAGCTTTTCTCTTGCCTATGAGCTGGAGTGGGCGGGGGTTGACACGCTTCCTTGCGTCTGCGTGGAATGTTCCTCATGTCCGACGTGCAACTTTTCGTCTTCGGCTGCTTGTTTCATTTGCTGcactttttacttatttttctcCCTGCCTGAGATAAAGCACTCGAATGTACCACGGGCCTGTACCTTACTGACCAAGCGTCTATTGGAGATATTTGAGTGAAAACAAGATAGATTTAGCAATATTTAAGTGTAACTAAACCGCTCTTCTACTTCCTGTCACTGTCAAAGTCTCACCATGGCGTGAGGATGCAATTGCAGGACTgtgaatgacctttttttttgggggggggggggggcgaaataaACACAATCGGATGTTTACATTATTgactctgtatttatttttaatcagtgcttcactttttccacatccCAAAATGGAATACATTCATCCCCGACCCGAATAAAATTCGACACAAAGCATCCTCGAACTTGTTTTGTGCGAACTTATTACAAGTAAAAATAATTAatcaaaaatgataaaaatcgCTTTTTAGACATGCTAATTATTCGTTTCATTTATTCAAttctaaaaattttttttaggggattTGGGATCTAAATGAATCTCCAGCACTGTACAGTCAAACAATATTCGACATGGCTGGGACGAAAAGAATATGAGTCGGATATAGGGAGCCAATTAACTAAACTAACAACGAGCGATCTCACAGTTTCGTTTTAAACTATTTTGTACTTGTGACGTGTATTCTGCTTGACCTATTATGTCCACTAGGAAGCAGTAGCGTACGACTATCGCGACACATATTTCACTTTACGACAGTCGCAAAGCAAAACGGTACATCCGGGGGAAGGTTAAATTGACGCCTATCATACACGGTAATATGATTTCATTCCCTTTTATGGTGATATTGTAATGTTAAGTCCGAGTTTTCGATTGGAAGTAGACTTTAAGTTGAGCTATTACTTTCTGTCAACGTACAAAATGGACTGAGTCGCTGTTCGCACGACATGTCATTGACGGGGGACTGTTTGGCTAGCTGTCGTGCTCACATACTTGCTAGCCGACATTTTTGAAACtatcattcatatttttgtgcAAGTGGTTGTAATGGACAATTTCATGATAATTGGACCTTACCTTGAGAGTCTTAAACCATAAAATTGACGTAACCCTTTCGGCGCAGGAGGTTTTTACAATAGAATATTCGTCGTTGTGAGTTTACCGTGACCGGCAACTCGCCACCTCGCGTTCTATCGCGCGAGAAACTGTAATTGTATTCTTTACGCGTTAGATTTTCTACATTTACACAATTTGAACACGCAATCTCTACACTTGAAAAACGTAAAGTGTCTTCTGCTGGCCTATAGACACCCGAACATATAAAGCACTCCTTGAATGTGTCaagcggggtcagacagggctgcgtggcccctcctgatctatttaactgtgtcattgaccaccttatgatccgagtccgggagcaagtctcaggcgtgtcgctcggcaacttccacctgaccgaccttgaatacgatgatgacaccaccctgttcagcaactccctccaacacctcagcagtgccctctccatataccaacagaagcagcaaagccgggcctccaagtaagctggcagaaaaccaaacttatgtatatcggtgatggacccaacccctcccccctgatctttggcacagacgaagtgcaatttgtcaactccatcatctacctgggctccactattaccagcagcggcgatctcaagccagagattgaccgcagacgcgccctcgcggccgcggcaatgcagtcactgtggcggcccctctggcgccaccactcagtgtcccaaaagaccaagatgcgcatttataacgcagcagttcttcccatcctcctgtatggtgcagaatcctggccattaaacaagacccaggccaagaggatcgacggctttgacagcaggtcactaagaaccatcttgaacatcagctggcacctccatgtttccaactcagacctccgaaaacatacccttcagccccctgcatcccgactggccgctcagaggcgcatccgttggcttggtcatctcctccgattacccccggaacactcaactcgtgccatcttctcatttgatccagcgacagccggctggaaaaggccacgcggcagaccccacaccagatggcttgatgtcatcagagaggatctcaaacaccagggccttaccctggaggatgcagcggacctggcccatgaccgtggtaaTTGgtggaccctggtgaagctgatcggctctacgcactgcgacgacccagccgaatgagactgggcccccgcgtcgcaagagcattattattattattgaatgtgtcaggGTTATAGTTAGTGTTTGGGTTAGGTTTGTAATGCCGACAACAGCCCATTTTcagtgacaaaacaaatgttAGAATTTAATGTAAATAGACAGAAAGGGTTGAAACGAGGCAGGAACCACGCACCGTGCAAAACTCACTGCAAAATAACTGACGGCAAAATAGCATGATTCCTCGGTCCGGCCAATCAGTCATTCATGATGATAACGCTTGGAGGACAGTTGGCTGTCACGGTAAAATAACCAatggtgaaatattttttttctcttggaccaaatcagcaatgttttttcccctaaaCAACTCACATTGTCATCCCCAGAAATGATAAACAATTTTACTTATTTCTTTccagatacccccccccccaaaaaaaaatgtttctcttaggaagtgtgtgtgtttttttcaaattttttatgTAACCTTAAAGTGGACTATTTTGTTCCTCAGCACGATGCCGTTTGTGGACCTGCAGTCGCGTCTGGGCGTGGACGTGGACCGCTGGCTGCTGCTGCAGAGCGGGTCGCAGCCTAACCAGCGGGCTGCGCGCTGCCACGCCTTTGAGAAGGAGTTGGTCGAGTGTTCCCACGGCATCGGGCTCACCCGCGCCAAGCAAGAGTGCCGGCTGGAGTTTGAGGACTTCTATGAGTGCATGCACAGGCAGAAGATGGTAGTTATTgatgccttgttttgttttttttccaactgcagagggtacaatgaaaaaaaataatctgattCTGTCCTTGTTTTCTTGCCGTTACAGCACAAGCGTTTGTACACCATCCGCCAGCAACGTGACAAGATGATTAAGGAGGGCACCTACACACCGCCTGCTCACCACACAGGCCAGAGTGGCCAGTCCGACCCGTGAACTTCGGGTCACCACTCACCTACCTGCCCCTCAATTGTCATCGTGTACAGTAAAAATCTTCCTCTCtcagtaaataaaaataagtcttTCCTTCTACTCTTCATTTTCTCTCTTTGAATGTTTCTATGGTGAGGCAGACACTTTTTATAACCAGTCTTGTTACTTAAAGGGGAAAACACTCTTGTTTAGAATAACTCTggtcaacatttctttttttaatcagagatgcaggTAAAGTAAACTGTTAATGATTTATTTACTGATTCTTAATCTGCCCTCCcgtttcataataataatagtaatataacaacaaaataatatgtaaTATAGTAATAGATTTATCAATGAAGTGTTCGGCTCAGCAACAGGTGGTAGCCATAAATTTAAACATGGGAAAATAAGTCTTGTGCAAGCTTTTTTAGgccaaacttcaaaataaaaatacatcaaaaacaTGATGTGATAGAAACAAAGGGCATTTTTGTACTGTAATCAGTATCAACGACGTTTCGAGACCATCAGATTAAAATTGACTGTTGACCAATGTAATTCTTTCATAACTtctacaatacatctttatataGTGCTTAAATGATTGTCCTTCAAATGTTGTTCTAAATACTGCTACCACGACTACTATAGTAATCAAACAGAAGTACTCATTTTGGTTATTATAGAATGGTACAAAATTTAATGGCAAATTCATTACCTGTTcaattgttacaaaaaaaatcattttgacgaacgccacaagatggcgccagaaGCAAGCACTTTTTTGTGCATCTTTCGTGATTTCCATTCATGTTTGACCCCAACTGCTTTTCCTCGGTTTTGACATAAATTACACTAGGTTAAATTAGATAATTGGAGTACACATTTTACTATCTAACTTGATGATGTTGTCCTCTCTATCCATTTTGTTTTCGTAATTTTGGACTCTCCTTTTAATCTGGGATTTTCAGGAATGTTTATGAGGCAGGTGGCGCCTGGTTCCATGGACGTGGCCAACTTGGAAACTATTGCCAATTCTTGGCAATACTCTAGTCGGAATCTTGCTGAGTTCAACAAAGAACTGCCCACTAGATGCCACTATTGCAATTTAAATTAGGATTTATGCATGGTTTGTTTTGCTCTTCTCTTCTGCACTGACACATGCCCgcaaagaaaatgtataaaCTAACATTACTTTCGCTACAACTGAAGAAAAATGAAGTCGCCCCAAGTGTATCGAGTATCGTGGCCAAACTAAACACGCACACAgcggtgtgtgtggtggtgacGTCATATCGATGTGAATGATGAGTAACTAACTGCTGCAAATATCTCAAGAAGTCCACGCCTTGTGTCTTTGAGAGAAGCTTAACTAAATCATTTTGGATTGACTCACGCACAACTGTGAAATGTTCCCACaccctttttttaaactcgcATATATTTGTGAAACTCATGCTTTCACACATCGTCCAGGAATGTGCTCAGAAATCTTGAAAAACTATGGACTGAAAAAGCGTTTCAcgggtgtgcgtgcgcgcgcattcatgttttggcgtgtgtgtgtttgaacgcTCCACTGTCATATTTAAAATTGTCCCACATGTTTACGTTCTAAAGGATCTAAACACCTCCACTGCAAGCATCATCCCGACACAAAGAACGCGACGACTTGTGGAGGTgagcaaacaaaatgtcacttttgcTCATGATGACTTGTGTATGTGAGtggaaaaaatgtcaagttATGTATGAAAGCGTTTCACTTGTGTCCGTAAAAGCGCCAAATTTATATGGCGTGTATAACTCACTTGTGCtgataaaaacatttcagtttgtgaacccccccccctcccgactcCCACCT
It includes:
- the ndufs5 gene encoding NADH dehydrogenase [ubiquinone] iron-sulfur protein 5, which codes for MPFVDLQSRLGVDVDRWLLLQSGSQPNQRAARCHAFEKELVECSHGIGLTRAKQECRLEFEDFYECMHRQKMHKRLYTIRQQRDKMIKEGTYTPPAHHTGQSGQSDP